A genomic region of Ictidomys tridecemlineatus isolate mIctTri1 chromosome 10, mIctTri1.hap1, whole genome shotgun sequence contains the following coding sequences:
- the LOC101969757 gene encoding acyl-coenzyme A synthetase ACSM2B, mitochondrial isoform X2 produces the protein MHWLQKLQRLYTLWSPETSRYPLRVTVRQLSSIPWGHQDVPEKFNFASNVIDHWAGMEKAGKRPPGPALWWVSGDGDQVQWNFRELSEVSQQAANVLSGACRLQRGDRVAVVLPRVPEWWLVTLGCFRAGLVFMPGTVQMKSRDILYRLQVSKARAIVAGDEVAQEVDAVASDCPSLRIKLLVSEKSRDGWLDFRTLMREAPTTHHCVETRSQEAAAIYFTSGTSGPPKMAEHSHSSLGIKAQMDAGTWTGMRASDIIWTVSDPGWILNLLTSVLEPWTLGACVFIHLLPKFDPQTILKVLSSYPINNLVAAPLVYRMLLQQDLSRHKFPHLQNCFTGGETLLPETLENWRAQTGLDIWEFYGQTETGLICRVSRTMNIKPGRLGTALPHYDVQVIDGEGHVLPPGQEGDMAIRVRPTKPIGMFLGYVDNLQKTAANIRGDFWLLGDRGIKDEDGYFQFVGRADDIINSSGYRIGPSEVENALLEHPAVAESAVISSPDPDRGEVVKALVVLAPEFLSHDRDQLTQELQQHVKSVTAPYKYPRKGSRPGEAHHHPPRTRNQTQSWTDSQWGNHVRRSRANEGQPTPACPPPSLPGALLGHPGLYSSRLQVADSQVLVPGAHERTVQERVSHPPDPRRQDSAVRSVPRTPGPPSLSASFLDSFSLGGPKKRQTPAPSQRLSKSQGEESMDVPTGPSRGPGLNPPLEPGADPLVGQLWVTWSPGWSLSWTCPRPSQGKSNEQSFEPESGRRLSKPGPSETLPAPPESLTGVLQQPSISVPVSGVAFHYHNKIPEKNQCIKIKCLFWLIVLKVPSPFPFPGGLQSPCEDFRVFYPLMISIALLDAERRKRRGMRGKIRG, from the exons ATGCACTGGCTGCAAAAACTTCAGAGACTTTATACCCTATGGAGTCCTGAGACGTCCCGGTACCCTCTCCGCGTTACCGTCAGGCAACTGTCGTCCATACCGTGGGGCCACCAAGATGTGCCAGAGAAGTTTAACTTTGCTAGCAACGTGATTGATCACTGGGCTGGTATGGAAAAg GCTGGGAAGAGgcctccaggcccagccctgTGGTGGGTGAGCGGCGATGGGGACCAGGTCCAGTGGAACTTCAGAGAACTGAGTGAAGTCAGCCAGCAGGCCGCCAACGTCCTCTCGGGGGCCTGCCGCTTGCAGCGTGGGGACCGTGTGGCCGTGGTGCTGCCCCGAGTACCTGAGTGGTGGCTGGTGACCCTGGGCTGCTTCCGAGCAG GCCTCGTCTTTATGCCTGGGACTGTCCAGATGAAGTCCAGAGACATCCTCTACAGGCTGCAGGTCTCCAAGGCCAGGGCCATCGTGGCTGGGGACGAGGTGGCCCAAGAAGTGGACGCAGTGGCCTCCGACTGCCCTTCCCTGAGAATCAAGCTACTGGTGTCCGAGAAAAGCCGGGACGGGTGGCTGGACTTCAGGACCCTGATGCG AGAGGCACCCACCACTCATCACTGTGTGGAGACCAGAAGCCAAGAAGCAGCTGCCATTTACTTCACTAGTGGAACCAGTGGCCCTCCCAAGATGGCGGAACACTCCCACTCCAGCCTGGGCATCAAGGCCCAGATGGATGCTGG CACCTGGACAGGCATGCGAGCTTCGGACATCATATGGACCGTATCAGACCCGGGTTGGATCCTGAACCTTTTGACCTCAGTTCTGGAACCTTGGACATTGGGAGCTTGCGTATTTATCCATCTTTTGCCCAAGTTTGACCCCCAGACCATTCTGAAG GTGCTGTCCAGCTACCCCATCAACAACCTGGTGGCTGCCCCCCTCGTTTACCGGATGTTGCTCCAACAGGATCTTTCCAG aCACAAGTTCCCACACCTACAGAACTGCTTTACTGGAGGGGAGACCCTGCTTCCGGAAACTCTGGAGAACTGGAGGGCCCAGACAGGGCTGGACATCTGGGAATTCTACGGCCAGACAGAAACG GGACTCATCTGCAGGGTTTCCAGGACCATGAACATCAAGCCGGGTCGCCTGGGGACGGCCTTACCCCATTACGACGTGCAG GTCATCGACGGGGAGGGCCACGTGCTGCCCCCCGGCCAAGAGGGAGACATGGCCATCAGGGTGAGGCCCACCAAGCCCATAGGCATGTTCCTGGGCTATGTG GACAATCTCCAGAAGACCGCAGCCAATATTCGCGGGGACTTTTGGCTTCTGGGGGACCGAGGAATCAAGGATGAAGATGGGTATTTCCAGTTCGTGGGGCGGGCAGACGATATCATTAATTCCAGCGG GTACCGGATTGGGCCCTCAGAGGTGGAGAACGCCCTGCTGGAGCACCCTGCTGTGGCTGAGTCGGCTGTAATCAGCAGTCCAGATCCCGACCGAGGAGAG GTGGTGAAGGCTTTGGTGGTCCTGGCCCCCGAGTTCCTGTCCCATGACCGGGACCAGCTCACCCAGGAGCTGCAGCAGCACGTGAAGTCGGTGACGGCCCCGTACAAGTACCCGAGGAAG GGAAGCCGCCCAGGAGAAGCCCACCACCATCCACCGAGGACTAGAAACCAGACTCAGTCTTGGACCGACTCCCAGTGGGGAAACCATGTCAGACGTTCTCGTGCGAACGAGGGCCAGCCAACCCCGGCCTGTCCCCCACCGTCCCTGCCCGGGGCCTTGCTGGGACATCCGGGGCTCTACAGCTCTCGGCTGCAGGTGGCAGACAGTCAAGTTCTCGTCCCTGGCGCACACGAGAGGACGGTCCAGGAGAGGGTGTCCCATCCCCCTGATCCCAGGCGCCAGGACAGCGCGGTCAGGAGTGTCCCTCGCACACCTGGGCCTCCTTCTCTATCAGCCTCATTTCTGGACTCCTTCTCCCTTGGGGGCCCCAAGAAGCGCCAGACACCCGCCCCTTCTCAGCGGCTTAGCAAATCCCAGGGGGAAGAGAGCATGGATGTCCCCACGGGCCCCAGCAGAGGCCCAGGGCTGAACCCACCCCTGGAACCAGGCGCGGATCCTCTGGTCGGCCAGCTCTGGGTCACGTGGTCCCCCGG CTGGAGTTTGTCCTGGACCTGCCCAAGACCATCTCAGGGAAAATCCAACGAGCAAAGCTTCGAGCCAGAGAGTGGAAGACGTCTGAGCAAGCCCGGGCCCAGTGAGACCCTCCCTGCACCCCCGGAGTCACTCACTGGGGTGTTACAACAACCCTCTATTTCAGTACCAGTTTCTGGTGTAGCTTTCcattaccataacaaaatacctgagaaaaatcaatgtataaagataaaatgtttattttggctgatCGTTTTGAAggtcccctcccctttccccttccctgggGGGCTTCAGTCTCCCTGTGAGGATTTTCGGGTTTTTTATCCCTTGATGATTAGTATTGCCTTGTTAGAtgctgaaagaagaaagagaagagggatgagaGGGAAAATAAGAGGGtaa
- the LOC101969757 gene encoding acyl-coenzyme A synthetase ACSM2B, mitochondrial isoform X1, producing MITVLFLKALGTLALLIQEESGPRYPQRDFQKELRRENRHARVRPTHSPSTDQSILRGKAKVHGRDPNMHWLQKLQRLYTLWSPETSRYPLRVTVRQLSSIPWGHQDVPEKFNFASNVIDHWAGMEKAGKRPPGPALWWVSGDGDQVQWNFRELSEVSQQAANVLSGACRLQRGDRVAVVLPRVPEWWLVTLGCFRAGLVFMPGTVQMKSRDILYRLQVSKARAIVAGDEVAQEVDAVASDCPSLRIKLLVSEKSRDGWLDFRTLMREAPTTHHCVETRSQEAAAIYFTSGTSGPPKMAEHSHSSLGIKAQMDAGTWTGMRASDIIWTVSDPGWILNLLTSVLEPWTLGACVFIHLLPKFDPQTILKVLSSYPINNLVAAPLVYRMLLQQDLSRHKFPHLQNCFTGGETLLPETLENWRAQTGLDIWEFYGQTETGLICRVSRTMNIKPGRLGTALPHYDVQVIDGEGHVLPPGQEGDMAIRVRPTKPIGMFLGYVDNLQKTAANIRGDFWLLGDRGIKDEDGYFQFVGRADDIINSSGYRIGPSEVENALLEHPAVAESAVISSPDPDRGEVVKALVVLAPEFLSHDRDQLTQELQQHVKSVTAPYKYPRKGSRPGEAHHHPPRTRNQTQSWTDSQWGNHVRRSRANEGQPTPACPPPSLPGALLGHPGLYSSRLQVADSQVLVPGAHERTVQERVSHPPDPRRQDSAVRSVPRTPGPPSLSASFLDSFSLGGPKKRQTPAPSQRLSKSQGEESMDVPTGPSRGPGLNPPLEPGADPLVGQLWVTWSPGWSLSWTCPRPSQGKSNEQSFEPESGRRLSKPGPSETLPAPPESLTGVLQQPSISVPVSGVAFHYHNKIPEKNQCIKIKCLFWLIVLKVPSPFPFPGGLQSPCEDFRVFYPLMISIALLDAERRKRRGMRGKIRG from the exons ATGATTACTGTGCTCTTCTTAAAGGCTTTGGGGACACTCGCGCTGCTCATTCAGGAAGAGAGTGGACCAAGGTATCCCCAGAGAGACTTCCAGAAAGAACTCAGAAG AGAGAATCGACACGCAAGAGTAAGACCAACTCACTCTCCTTCCACTGACCAGAGCATACTGCGTGGGAAGGCCAAGGTCCATGGCAGGG ATCCAAACATGCACTGGCTGCAAAAACTTCAGAGACTTTATACCCTATGGAGTCCTGAGACGTCCCGGTACCCTCTCCGCGTTACCGTCAGGCAACTGTCGTCCATACCGTGGGGCCACCAAGATGTGCCAGAGAAGTTTAACTTTGCTAGCAACGTGATTGATCACTGGGCTGGTATGGAAAAg GCTGGGAAGAGgcctccaggcccagccctgTGGTGGGTGAGCGGCGATGGGGACCAGGTCCAGTGGAACTTCAGAGAACTGAGTGAAGTCAGCCAGCAGGCCGCCAACGTCCTCTCGGGGGCCTGCCGCTTGCAGCGTGGGGACCGTGTGGCCGTGGTGCTGCCCCGAGTACCTGAGTGGTGGCTGGTGACCCTGGGCTGCTTCCGAGCAG GCCTCGTCTTTATGCCTGGGACTGTCCAGATGAAGTCCAGAGACATCCTCTACAGGCTGCAGGTCTCCAAGGCCAGGGCCATCGTGGCTGGGGACGAGGTGGCCCAAGAAGTGGACGCAGTGGCCTCCGACTGCCCTTCCCTGAGAATCAAGCTACTGGTGTCCGAGAAAAGCCGGGACGGGTGGCTGGACTTCAGGACCCTGATGCG AGAGGCACCCACCACTCATCACTGTGTGGAGACCAGAAGCCAAGAAGCAGCTGCCATTTACTTCACTAGTGGAACCAGTGGCCCTCCCAAGATGGCGGAACACTCCCACTCCAGCCTGGGCATCAAGGCCCAGATGGATGCTGG CACCTGGACAGGCATGCGAGCTTCGGACATCATATGGACCGTATCAGACCCGGGTTGGATCCTGAACCTTTTGACCTCAGTTCTGGAACCTTGGACATTGGGAGCTTGCGTATTTATCCATCTTTTGCCCAAGTTTGACCCCCAGACCATTCTGAAG GTGCTGTCCAGCTACCCCATCAACAACCTGGTGGCTGCCCCCCTCGTTTACCGGATGTTGCTCCAACAGGATCTTTCCAG aCACAAGTTCCCACACCTACAGAACTGCTTTACTGGAGGGGAGACCCTGCTTCCGGAAACTCTGGAGAACTGGAGGGCCCAGACAGGGCTGGACATCTGGGAATTCTACGGCCAGACAGAAACG GGACTCATCTGCAGGGTTTCCAGGACCATGAACATCAAGCCGGGTCGCCTGGGGACGGCCTTACCCCATTACGACGTGCAG GTCATCGACGGGGAGGGCCACGTGCTGCCCCCCGGCCAAGAGGGAGACATGGCCATCAGGGTGAGGCCCACCAAGCCCATAGGCATGTTCCTGGGCTATGTG GACAATCTCCAGAAGACCGCAGCCAATATTCGCGGGGACTTTTGGCTTCTGGGGGACCGAGGAATCAAGGATGAAGATGGGTATTTCCAGTTCGTGGGGCGGGCAGACGATATCATTAATTCCAGCGG GTACCGGATTGGGCCCTCAGAGGTGGAGAACGCCCTGCTGGAGCACCCTGCTGTGGCTGAGTCGGCTGTAATCAGCAGTCCAGATCCCGACCGAGGAGAG GTGGTGAAGGCTTTGGTGGTCCTGGCCCCCGAGTTCCTGTCCCATGACCGGGACCAGCTCACCCAGGAGCTGCAGCAGCACGTGAAGTCGGTGACGGCCCCGTACAAGTACCCGAGGAAG GGAAGCCGCCCAGGAGAAGCCCACCACCATCCACCGAGGACTAGAAACCAGACTCAGTCTTGGACCGACTCCCAGTGGGGAAACCATGTCAGACGTTCTCGTGCGAACGAGGGCCAGCCAACCCCGGCCTGTCCCCCACCGTCCCTGCCCGGGGCCTTGCTGGGACATCCGGGGCTCTACAGCTCTCGGCTGCAGGTGGCAGACAGTCAAGTTCTCGTCCCTGGCGCACACGAGAGGACGGTCCAGGAGAGGGTGTCCCATCCCCCTGATCCCAGGCGCCAGGACAGCGCGGTCAGGAGTGTCCCTCGCACACCTGGGCCTCCTTCTCTATCAGCCTCATTTCTGGACTCCTTCTCCCTTGGGGGCCCCAAGAAGCGCCAGACACCCGCCCCTTCTCAGCGGCTTAGCAAATCCCAGGGGGAAGAGAGCATGGATGTCCCCACGGGCCCCAGCAGAGGCCCAGGGCTGAACCCACCCCTGGAACCAGGCGCGGATCCTCTGGTCGGCCAGCTCTGGGTCACGTGGTCCCCCGG CTGGAGTTTGTCCTGGACCTGCCCAAGACCATCTCAGGGAAAATCCAACGAGCAAAGCTTCGAGCCAGAGAGTGGAAGACGTCTGAGCAAGCCCGGGCCCAGTGAGACCCTCCCTGCACCCCCGGAGTCACTCACTGGGGTGTTACAACAACCCTCTATTTCAGTACCAGTTTCTGGTGTAGCTTTCcattaccataacaaaatacctgagaaaaatcaatgtataaagataaaatgtttattttggctgatCGTTTTGAAggtcccctcccctttccccttccctgggGGGCTTCAGTCTCCCTGTGAGGATTTTCGGGTTTTTTATCCCTTGATGATTAGTATTGCCTTGTTAGAtgctgaaagaagaaagagaagagggatgagaGGGAAAATAAGAGGGtaa
- the LOC101969757 gene encoding acyl-coenzyme A synthetase ACSM2B, mitochondrial isoform X3 — translation MHWLQKLQRLYTLWSPETSRYPLRVTVRQLSSIPWGHQDVPEKFNFASNVIDHWAGMEKAGKRPPGPALWWVSGDGDQVQWNFRELSEVSQQAANVLSGACRLQRGDRVAVVLPRVPEWWLVTLGCFRAGLVFMPGTVQMKSRDILYRLQVSKARAIVAGDEVAQEVDAVASDCPSLRIKLLVSEKSRDGWLDFRTLMREAPTTHHCVETRSQEAAAIYFTSGTSGPPKMAEHSHSSLGIKAQMDAGTWTGMRASDIIWTVSDPGWILNLLTSVLEPWTLGACVFIHLLPKFDPQTILKVLSSYPINNLVAAPLVYRMLLQQDLSRHKFPHLQNCFTGGETLLPETLENWRAQTGLDIWEFYGQTETGLICRVSRTMNIKPGRLGTALPHYDVQVIDGEGHVLPPGQEGDMAIRVRPTKPIGMFLGYVDNLQKTAANIRGDFWLLGDRGIKDEDGYFQFVGRADDIINSSGYRIGPSEVENALLEHPAVAESAVISSPDPDRGEVVKALVVLAPEFLSHDRDQLTQELQQHVKSVTAPYKYPRKLEFVLDLPKTISGKIQRAKLRAREWKTSEQARAQ, via the exons ATGCACTGGCTGCAAAAACTTCAGAGACTTTATACCCTATGGAGTCCTGAGACGTCCCGGTACCCTCTCCGCGTTACCGTCAGGCAACTGTCGTCCATACCGTGGGGCCACCAAGATGTGCCAGAGAAGTTTAACTTTGCTAGCAACGTGATTGATCACTGGGCTGGTATGGAAAAg GCTGGGAAGAGgcctccaggcccagccctgTGGTGGGTGAGCGGCGATGGGGACCAGGTCCAGTGGAACTTCAGAGAACTGAGTGAAGTCAGCCAGCAGGCCGCCAACGTCCTCTCGGGGGCCTGCCGCTTGCAGCGTGGGGACCGTGTGGCCGTGGTGCTGCCCCGAGTACCTGAGTGGTGGCTGGTGACCCTGGGCTGCTTCCGAGCAG GCCTCGTCTTTATGCCTGGGACTGTCCAGATGAAGTCCAGAGACATCCTCTACAGGCTGCAGGTCTCCAAGGCCAGGGCCATCGTGGCTGGGGACGAGGTGGCCCAAGAAGTGGACGCAGTGGCCTCCGACTGCCCTTCCCTGAGAATCAAGCTACTGGTGTCCGAGAAAAGCCGGGACGGGTGGCTGGACTTCAGGACCCTGATGCG AGAGGCACCCACCACTCATCACTGTGTGGAGACCAGAAGCCAAGAAGCAGCTGCCATTTACTTCACTAGTGGAACCAGTGGCCCTCCCAAGATGGCGGAACACTCCCACTCCAGCCTGGGCATCAAGGCCCAGATGGATGCTGG CACCTGGACAGGCATGCGAGCTTCGGACATCATATGGACCGTATCAGACCCGGGTTGGATCCTGAACCTTTTGACCTCAGTTCTGGAACCTTGGACATTGGGAGCTTGCGTATTTATCCATCTTTTGCCCAAGTTTGACCCCCAGACCATTCTGAAG GTGCTGTCCAGCTACCCCATCAACAACCTGGTGGCTGCCCCCCTCGTTTACCGGATGTTGCTCCAACAGGATCTTTCCAG aCACAAGTTCCCACACCTACAGAACTGCTTTACTGGAGGGGAGACCCTGCTTCCGGAAACTCTGGAGAACTGGAGGGCCCAGACAGGGCTGGACATCTGGGAATTCTACGGCCAGACAGAAACG GGACTCATCTGCAGGGTTTCCAGGACCATGAACATCAAGCCGGGTCGCCTGGGGACGGCCTTACCCCATTACGACGTGCAG GTCATCGACGGGGAGGGCCACGTGCTGCCCCCCGGCCAAGAGGGAGACATGGCCATCAGGGTGAGGCCCACCAAGCCCATAGGCATGTTCCTGGGCTATGTG GACAATCTCCAGAAGACCGCAGCCAATATTCGCGGGGACTTTTGGCTTCTGGGGGACCGAGGAATCAAGGATGAAGATGGGTATTTCCAGTTCGTGGGGCGGGCAGACGATATCATTAATTCCAGCGG GTACCGGATTGGGCCCTCAGAGGTGGAGAACGCCCTGCTGGAGCACCCTGCTGTGGCTGAGTCGGCTGTAATCAGCAGTCCAGATCCCGACCGAGGAGAG GTGGTGAAGGCTTTGGTGGTCCTGGCCCCCGAGTTCCTGTCCCATGACCGGGACCAGCTCACCCAGGAGCTGCAGCAGCACGTGAAGTCGGTGACGGCCCCGTACAAGTACCCGAGGAAG CTGGAGTTTGTCCTGGACCTGCCCAAGACCATCTCAGGGAAAATCCAACGAGCAAAGCTTCGAGCCAGAGAGTGGAAGACGTCTGAGCAAGCCCGGGCCCAGTGA